The Chryseobacterium geocarposphaerae genomic sequence TTCCAGAGACGAACTTATCTTTAACCCTGCCGATATTGCCGAAACTCTTAGTGGACTTCCCGCTGATGAGAGGCTTTTAGCATTTTTAAAGGTTCCGAAAGAATACAAAGCTGACGTTTTTTCGCATCTTGATCCTGACTTCCAGGAAGAGACCATCAGAAGTATCGGAAGTGATGAAGTTTCCGAGATCCTGAATGCTATGACGCCGGATGACAGGACTGCCTTATTTGAGGACTTTCCGGATGAACTGATCAAATATTCCATCAACCACCTTAATCCGCAGGAAAGAAGAATTGCCCTGAAACTTTTGGGCTATAATTCTGATTCTATTGCCCGTTTGATGACTCCTTATTACATCCAGATCCGCAAGGAATGGACCGTAAAAAAATGCCTGCAGCAAATAAAAAAAGTGGGCAAAAAGGTGGAAACCATGAACCATTTATATGTAGTAGATGAAAGAAACCGCCTGATTGATGATATTGCATTAGGAAGTTTATTATTGGCGGAAGAAGATACTTTAATATCTGAGATTACCGACAATCACTTTGTTGCGATCACCACTACTACTTCAAAAGAAGATGCTGTGCCGTATTTTGAAAAGTATGACCGGGCAGCACTTCCGATCATTACAGAAGCCGGAGTTCTGGTAGGAATTGTTACTATTGACGACATCCTTGATCAAATTGAGCAGCAAAACACCGAAGATATTCAGAAGTTCGGGGGACTTGAAGCCCTGGATGTTCCTTATACCCAAACCTCTTTGATCGAAATGGTAAAAAAGAGAGGAATGTGGCTGATCATTTTATTCTTTTCTGAAATGCTGACCGCTTCAGCTATGGGTTATTTTGAAGATGAAATTCAGAAAGCTGTTGTTCTGGCTTTATTTGTCCCGTTAATTATTTCGAGTGGAGGAAATTCCGGTTCTCAGGCTGCAACACTGATCATCAGAGCGATGGCTCTTCAGGAAATTGGCTTAAAGGATTGGTGGTATGTCATGAAAAAAGAAATCTTCACCGGTTTATTCCTGGGAAGTATCTTGGGAGCCATCGGCTTCTTACGGATCATGATCTGGCATGAAGCAGGATTCTTCAATTATGGAACGTACTGGCCTTTTGTAGGACTCAGTGTCGGAGTTTCTTTAATTATGATCGTACTTTGGGGTACTCTTTCAGGATCTATGGTTCCCTTTATTCTAAAAAAATTAAAACTGGATCCTGCAACCTCTTCTGCTCCGTTTGTAGCAACACTGGTAGATGTAACAGGACTTATCATTTATTTTTCTGTGGCTGGACTTTTCTTAACCGGTAAACTTTTGTAATTTTAGACAAATCTAAAATAGTAGTATGAAAGTTGTTTCTCTTGTTCCCTCTATTACTGAGGCGTTATTTGATTTGGGTTTAACTGAAAACGAAGTTGTAGGAAGAACAAAATTCTGTATTCATCCTGGAGAAAAAGTAAAAAATGTAGCTGTTATCGGCGGGACAAAAAACATTAATATGGATAAAATCAAAGCTCTGCAGCCCGATTTAATTCTTGCCAACAAAGAAGAGAATGTAAAAGAGCAGGTAGAAGCTTTGATGGATGATTTTAAAGTTATTGTTACCAATATAGAAACTATTGAAGACAATTATTATTTGCTTAAAAACCTGGGTAAGACTTTTCATAAAGAAGATAAAGCGCAACTTTTTAATCTTAAAATTTATGAGGTTTTAGATCAGGCGAAAACTAATTCCAATATAAAAGTCGCTTATCTTATCTGGAAAAATCCTTATATGACGATAGGTTCAGATACCTTCATCCATAAAATTCTGACTGAAATCGGATTTGAAAATATTTTTAAGGACAGAATCCGTTACCCGGAAATTCAGACCAAAGATTTAGCAGAAGCTGAAATTATTATGCTTTCTTCCGAACCCTTTCCTTTTAAAGAAAAACATATTGAAGAGTTTAGAGAACTTTACCCTGACAAAAAGATTATGATTGTAGATGGGGAAGCTTTTTCGTGGTACGGAACCCATATTGCAAAATGCGAAAACTATTTTAAAGAATTGCTTCAGGAAATTGATGCATTTCAAAATTCTTAATGATCAAAACTCTTTTACATCAATTCATCATATGAAAACAAAAACCTCCGGCTCTTCGAGCCGGAGTCTATATTTTAACTTTACAATTAGTAATTACAGAATCTTTGAAACTTCATTGCAAAGCCATTCCAACAATTCTCTGTCTTCAGCTGTAAACGGATCAATGGTATGCGAATCAATATCGATTTGACCAATGTTCTTACCGTCTTTGAATATAGGAACTACAATTTCAGCTTTAGTATCAATTGAGCAGCTTAAATAGTTGCTTTCTTCATTCACGTCCGGAACAACAAAAGTTTCATTGGAAACAGCAACTTGCCCACAAATCCCTTTTCCGTAAGGAATAATGGTATGATCTGTAGGTGCTCCAACATAAGGACCTAATTTCAGCTCGTCTTTATCCCCATTTTTAAAATAAAAACCCGTCCAGTTGAAATAAGAAATTTCCTGATCCAAAAGGTGGCAAACTTTTTCAAGCTTCTCCTCCGTATTATGTTTAGGACTTTCCAGAATAGAGGAAAGTCTTTTCTTTAATTCTGACATTATTATATTATTTTTAAGAGAATTGTTTTAAAGAAAAATCTTCTTTAAATCCAAACATTCCTCGTTCTTTAATCATTTCTGCAACACCTTCCGGAACCTGGGTTTCCCAGCCTTTGATATTACATCCAATTTTTTTCAAAATATCTCTTGAATAAATCTCCAAAAACTCAGGGTTGTAGTTGGTAATATCTACAATACGTTCATTGAGTTTGAAATATTTATACAATTCTTTCAGATTCTCTCCTACTTTAAGGGTTTCAGAGTCCAAAAGCTCGTGCGTCTCCGGATCTTTATAAGGATACAGATACACTCTCATTCCGTTTCTGAAGAATTTTCCGAAGGCTTCAAGAATACCTCCTGACAAATCTTTATAATACTTCTCATCAAATACCATCAATAGGTTATTCACTCCCATTGCAACTCCGATATTCCCATTGGTGTAAGAAGCAAAATAATCAATCAGACGATAATATTCCGAGAAGTTTGAGACAATTACAGTATATCCAAGTTTCCCAAGAACATCTACTCTGTCCAAGAAATCTCTTTCATCTATATCTCCGTCTGCACGAAGGTTTGAAATAGTAATTTCTATTAAGACTTCCGTTTCATCATGAGTACATGCAGCATCTTTCATGAACATGCTCAATCCATTCTGAAGCATATCAATATTCACCTTGGTTACAGGCCTGAAACTTCCTCTTACTGCAAAAATATTCTTCTTGTATAAAATGTCTGCAGGAAGCATGTTATTCCCCTGTGAATTGAAGATCACGGCATCTGTCATTCCGTTTTTCACTAGCTGCAGAGACATCAATCTGTTGTCAACATAAGCAAAAGCCGGCCCGTTAAAATCGATCATATCAATTTCAAGGTTGTCTTTGGCTACATCATCATACAGAGATTCTACCAAAGTCCTTGGATTGTCATAATAATTGAAAGCTCCGAAAATAAGGTTTACTCCAAGATTTCCTAAAGTTTCCTGCTGTAAAGTGGCATCATTTTCTTTAAACTTTACGTGAATTACGATTTCGTTATAATCTTCATTTTCTTTTACCTGAAAACGGATTCCTACCCAACCGTGACCTTTAACAGTTTTATCAAAATTAATTGTAGTTACCGTATTGGCGTAAGAAAAGAACTTTCTGTTGGGGTTGTTTTCTCTGGAAATCCTTTCTTCAATCAATGCCACTTCATAGCGTAACATTTTTCGAAGCCTGTTTTGGGTAACATATCTGTTTTTTACCTCTTTTCCATAGATTGCATCACTAAAATCTTTGTCATAAGCAGACATTGCCTTAGCGATTGTACCCGAAGCTCCTCCTGCTCTAAAAAAGTGTCGAACAGTCTCCTGCCCTGCTCCAATTTCCGCGAAAGTACCATAAATAGTAGGATCTAGATTAATTGTTAATGCTTTTTGTTTAGGAGTTAATTTCTGATACATTAGGACATTAAATTTTTCGTAAATTTACCAAAATTAAACCAACCTCAAAAGAAAATGAAGTTGAAATTTTTAGGAACGGGAACTTCCCAAGGCGTACCCGTTATTGGCTGCACTTGCGAAGTGTGTACTTCAGAAAACCCCAAAGACAGTCGACTCCGTTCTTCTGTAATGGTAACTACAGACGAAAACAAAAAAATACTTATCGATTGCGGTCCCGATTTCAGACAGCAAATGCTTTCAAACCACGAGACACACGTTGACATCACCTTACTTACCCACGAACATAACGACCATGTAATCGGGCTTGATGATATGCGTCCGCTGATTTTTAAAAGCGGAAAAAATATTCCCCTTTATTGTTATCAAAGAGTAGGAAATGAAGTTAAAAACCGATTTCCTTACGCTTTTGCAGATGTTAGATATCCCGGAGCTCCTGCGTTTGACCTTCATGATATTGAAAACAAACCTTTCCATGTTTTAGATATAGAAATTACTCCGGTTGAAGTGATCCACTTTAAAATTACCGTTTTCGGATATAAATTTAAAAACCTTGCCTACATCACTGATGCAGGTTTTATTTCAGATACTGAAAAAGAAAAATTAAAGAATCTTGATGTCTTAATTTTAAACTGTATCAGAAAGTTTGATCCTCATCCTGCCCACTTTATTCTTCCGGACGTTATAAAACTATTTGAAGAGCTGAAACCTAAAAAATTATTTTTAACTCACATCAGTCATCATTTGGGCTTGCATGATATTGAAGACAAGCAACTTCCGCCCGGAATGCACCTTGCCTACGATGGTTTGGAGATTAATTTCTGAAAAATTTTATTTAAAAAACTTTGGAGTATTAAGAAAAGTTTCTATATTTGCACACCGATTCAAAACAAGGTAACACACTTGCCCAGGTGGCGGAATTGGTAGACGCGCTGGTCTCAAACACCAGTTCTTAGGAGTACCGGTTCGATCCCGGTCCTGGGTACACAAGCTAAATAGCGCCAACTAAAGACAGTTGGCGCCATTTATTTTTTGGTAATAACATACTTATGTACCTTAGATTTGGTTGCATAGACAAGATAGATTAATTAAAAGTATTTGCTTAACCAATCTTTAAAATTCAATTATTTAAAATAAATTTTGTACACTAAAGTATATAAGGTCCTTATTAATTGCTGTTAAGTAAACCTGCTATTTTCTTGCTGATTTCAACTGCTACAGGACGATGACCTGCTTCCAGGGCCACAACTGCTATGGAAGCGTTTAACTGAGGGATATAAACGGCATCTGTTCCTAATCCGCCTCCATGATTGTAACCTAAAAGGCCTGCATACTTAATTTTACGAATACCAAGACAATAGTTGATTTCCAAATTTGGCGGTACATCAGTTGTCATCTGAGCGAGAACATTTCTGTTTTTAATAATCCTACCACTAAAAAGTTTCTGAAAGAAAACAGCCATTTCCTTTACATTGGTTACAATTCCACCGCCGCCATACAAATCCCACGATGGATCCAGATTGCATGTATCCCATCCAAATTGATCCCAATACTGATGCGCCTGTGGAGCTGTATTTTGAGATACATTTTCAAACTTTGCAAATCGGGTCACTTTCAGACCTCGTTTTTTGTAGCCCAGCAGTTTTCTCATCGTTTTATAATACGGCTGGTGTGTCACGCTCTCTATAACTTCTGTCAATAATACAAAGTTGATATCGGCATAGTGAAAACCTTCGCCAGGATTTGACAGTGGTTTACCTAGTCCAGCTGCTCTTGCAATCTGCTCATCACGTGTCCATGCATGTTGCGGATGTTCTCCGATAAATTTAAAATATCCTTCATCCACATAGTCTCTTATACCTGATGTATGGGATAAAAGATGTTTTAAGGTAATGTTGTTCGTATTATAACCGGCAGCTGATAATACCTTATCAGATTTTGGAGTAAGATATTTTTTTAGCGGTTGGTTGATATCCAATCTTCCTTTTTCAACCAATCGCAATATGGATGCCGCCACATAGGGCTTGGTGGTACTGGCAATCAGTATGGGTTGATCTGCTGTCAGCTTTTGCTTTTTTTCCCTATCTGAATATCCAACCGCATAGTTAAAGGAAAGATATTGATCCGGAGCTTCCACATATAATGCAAAACCTACAGCTTTTGGATCGGCAGCGTAAGTGGAATCAACAATATTCTTTATTTTTTGCTGTATATCTTGTGCGTACGAATACGAATGTGAAGTTGCAAGGATGATCAGAAATATGACCTTAAGGTTTTTAATGATGTTCATTATATTATTTTACTTTTTTGGGACAGAGTTATTTAAAATAGCAGAAAATAAAATCTGATTGACTATTTATTTCCTGCATTATGTAGAGTGTTTTACGGTTGATGTTGATCCTAATTAAGCTGTTCCCTAAACTGCAGTGGTGTCAACCCGGTTTTATTTTTGAAAAGTTTATTAAATGATTGCGGATACTCAAACCCCAGCTCATAGGCAATTTCGGCAGCAGTAAGTTCCGATGTCGACAGCTTTTGTTTAGCAACTTCGATCAGTTTAGCATGGATGTGCTGCTGCGTATTCATCCCGGTCATATTTCTTAGAAGATCACCCAAATAACCATATGATACATTCAAATGGGCCGAAAAATAGCTAACTGATGGAATACCTTTCTGTGTTGATTCCTCATCTCCATAGTAATTGTTGAGCAGCATTTCAAACCGCTCTATCAAAGGGCTGTTTATTGCCTTTCTCGTGATAAACTGCCGTTTATAATAGCGGTTGCTGTAATTAAGCAAAACTTCAAGGTATGAAATGATTAGTTCCTGACTGGTATCATCTATTACCGTTTCGATTTCTTCCTTGATATCATCAAAAATATGAAGAACTTTATTCCTTTCTTTTTCTGAAAGATGAAGGGCTTCATTTATATTGTAACCGAAAAATCCGAATTTTGTTATTAACCTGGCAAGTGGATGCCCGGCAAAAAAACCGGGTGGATGAAAAGGCTGCGTCCACTACAATTGTCATTATCAGCGACCGCAAGAGCCTGTCCCGGAGCTACAAATATTAATCCTCCTTCATCAAAGTCATAGTATCCCTGTCCATATTTCAATTTGCCCTTCAAGTTACTTTTATAGGATACCATATAAAAGTCGTGAACAAGATACTTTACTTCCGATTCCGTAGAAATATCAGTGTGATTGACAGATACGATAAGGGGATGTAAAGGGCTGGCAACTCCCAGCCCTCTGCATAAATCACTAATTGACTTAAAATAATGCAGTTCCTTTTTTTTAACTGATTTATCGATCATGATTTAATTTTAAGAATTTTTATTATACATGACTTGACCGTTTAAAATTAGCCATTTTTAACTACAATGGATTTTAACCCGCCAATCCTTTTGCAATCTGTTTTCTGAATTCTTCAGCCCCGATGTTTAACCTGTGCTGATACGTCGATATGGCATCATTGCCCGCCAGGTAACGGAGCCGGTCTTTACCATCCGTTATGGCTTCGTAAACGACAGAGGCAATAGATTCAGGAGTTGAAAATTGAAGCGGGCTTTCACTGTTTTCAAAGCTTGCCAGGAACTTGTCAAACTGTTCTGCATAAGCTTCATGCTTGCCAAGATCCAGTGACCTGCCCATAAAATCGGTAGCAATTCCGCCGGGTGAGATGGTCTTTACCTGGATATCATGTGCAGCAAGCTCGAAAGATAGGCTTTCGCTCCACCCTTCAACAGCCCATTTCGTAGCATGGTAAATGGAAGAAAAAGGAAATGCGACCAATCCGCCTATAGAAGTTGTGTTGATAATTAAGCCACTTCGTTTTTCCTTTAAATGAGGAAGAAAAGCTTCTGTTACCCGGATAACTCCCAAAAACATTGGTATTGAACTGTCGGGTGACTTGTTCATCTTTATACCCTTCTAACGGACCAGTCAGACCGTACCCTGCATTGTTGAACACCACATCTACAGGCCCAATCTGAACAGCCGCCGCAACGACCTTTTCAATGGATGAAAGATCTGTTACATCCAAAGGAAGAATATGGATGTTTTTGATGTGATTCAGTTCAGTTTCTTTTTCGGGATGCCTCATTGTTGCAATTACATTCCATCCTTTTGATGCCAGTAATTTTGCTGTTGCCTTTCCCAAACCAGAGGAAGCCCCTGTTATAAATATCGTTTTCATGATCTGCTTATTTGGATAGGAAAATGTTGTTTGTAAACGCCTGGTATTCTTCTTCAGAGGTATTTCTTCGAGCATCCAGAATAGGCTTGATGTCGTTAGTCGGAGAATAGCGCAAGCGGTCAGTTCCGTCAGTAGCTGCTTCGTAAATGGCTTGTACCACTTTTTCTACCGCGTCAGCATCTGCTGCTCCCGCCATTCCACCATAAACTTTGCCAATTTGCTCTAAAAAAGGAAGATAATCTTCGATCAATTGTAGGCCTAAACCTTCATCACCCATACGGCTCATAAAGCCGGTCTGTGGTGCTCCCCCCGGTTCAACGATTTTTGCAGCAATACCTAACGATGCCAGTTCATATCGTAATCCTTCAGTCCATCCCTCCAAAGCAAATTTGGATGAGCTATAAATCGAAGCCATAGGAAAACCGATGGCACCGGCACCAGAGCTGACATTGATAATCGTACCTGATTTTTTGGAACGAAAATGAGGCAAAACGGCTCTTGTTACATCCATAGCTCCAAATACATTCACGTCAAATTGGGTTTGAACGGCTTCTCGGGATGCGCCTTCGAAAATTCCGAAAAGACCATATCCCGCATTATTTACAACCACATCAATATTTCCGAAGTGGTTTATTCCCTCAGCGATTGCTTTATCAATAGAATCCTTATCCTGAACATCTAATGGAGTAACAAAGATATTTTCTGACTTGTCGAGATTTCCATCTTTGCTGGTATCTCTCATAGTCGCGATAACGTTCCAGCCTTTAGCAGCGAAATAATTTGCAGTTGCGGCTCCAAAGCCGGATGATGTTCCAGTGATCAATACTGTTTTGTTCATTTTTTTGATATTTAATTTGTTTAACACTTTTTGATACTGCAAATATCTACTGTATATCGGCCAACGAATAAACCAGATTAAGGGATTTATAATCCAAAATGAGGATTATGGTTTTTTCCAGAAAAGCCCGTCATTATTAGTGTGAAAATTAATGACGTTGACGCCCTCTTTAGCATTTGTATTTGTTTCAAATCCGTCAACGACCGGATCTTTACTGGCTACCGGCAGAAGTTCTACATATTGTAGTGTTCTTCCTTTTGCACGTGCCTGGGAGCCAAACTCACTTTTCAGCGGGCAGATCATCCTATTGATGTGATGCAGTTTAACAAACAAGGACTTATTACAGAAATGAAAGCCTATTACGGCCCGTCCAATATCACTGTTTAGATCCATTAATTGTACGGATAAGTTTAGAATAAATCTGTCCGTCCAATAATCATATTTCTCCAATCACTTTAGATTCCCATTGCGCTGTTAAACCGAAAATACTGTCTTCTCTGCTTATCCCTGATTATTTAAGTTTGTGAAAAACCTCAAGATTAGCATTATGAAAACTCATTTTTTAAACCAATACAGCACCCCCATCGATAATCAATGACTGACCCGTGGTATAGGTTTGTTTCATTAAATAAACAAATGCCTGTGCAATGTCTTCTGGTTTACCCACTCGTTTTAACAGCAGGGTATTTTCCAGATGTTTGAAAAAAGCTTCGCGGTCGCTGTCGTTCATATTGCCCCAAAGATTGGTATCAATAATTCCGGCGGCAATATTGTTTACCCGTATTGGAGCCAGTTCTACCGCCATCGCTTTGGTAAAGGCGTCCATAGCACCACAAATCGTAGCACCTAAACTATACCCGGCAGCAGGGCGTTGACCAAAATTGCCACTCATTAAGTTAATACTTCCGCCTTCGTTGATATATTGTTTACCATATTTAATCGCGGCAAACGCACCCCAAAACCGAATGGTGAAAAAATCCTTTCCTTTTTCTATATCGGTATCATCAACCATGCTCATGGAAATATTTTCGCCGGCAGTATAAACCAGGTGATCAAAGTTGCCTATACTGCTGAAAAATGATTTTATATTTTCTTCCCTGTCCAGGCTCACGGCAAAGCCTTTACTGTTTTCCGGCAGGGTTGCCAGTGCTTGATCAATACGCTGCTGATTGCTTGATACGATGATCACTTCTGCACCATCCGCCGCTGCTGCCTGAGCTGTTGCCAGTCCAAGCCCTGAACTGCCGCCAAGAACAATTACCCTTTTGTTTTCTAATGTTTTCATTTTTAATTATTTAATATTAAAAAAATATGCTGCAAAAAATGGTTTCCAATTAATAGTTGGCCTGTCCGATCTGCAGCTGGTCGAACTTTCCGTCTTTACCTATCCTGAATTTGAAGTATGTTTTGAAATCACCCCAGGTATCACTATGGAATTTCCCGTAAATATCCATACTGCTGTTTTCAACTTTATCGACGGAGGTAAAACGTTCTTTACCAATTGCTTCTGTTGAGAATTTCATAAAATCTCTTGGATGGCCATCATCAAGAAGGGTTGCATTCTTACTGAAATAGGAAAGCCATTCTTTGGAGTCATCCTTTTGCCACGCCTCAATAGAAGCACGGACATTTTCATTGCTTATTTTCCCGTATTCCATTATTGTTGTCGGTTTGTGGTTATGATTACCCATTTGCCCACACGCAGATAAATTGATTATGAACAGGATCGGTAATAAAAATCTATACATTTTTCTTTAAGTGATATTTTACTGATTTGCTCCACCATTGACCAATAAGTGTTGGCCGTTAACAAATGAAGAAAGACTCCCCGCAAAAAATTCCGCTGCATTGGCCACATCCTCCACTTCTGCTAATCTGCCCATCGGACAGCTGTCGAGCAGTGATTTTCTCAGTTCAGGATAACTTCCTTCCTCTGCGAAAATACCAGAATGATCAACCGCGAAAGGGATAATGGAATTGACTGTTACCCCGCGGTATCCGATTTCTTTTGACAATACGTCAACCAGGTATCGCGGTGTTGTTTTACTTCCGCCATACACCGCCATCCCTGGAACCGGGAAAGCTGTAGTACTGGATGCAATATAAATAATGCGGCCGTTATCCTCCACGTTAAGTGCAGCCTGCTGCATCGTAAAATACGCTCCTTTGGTATTGATTGAAAACAGGCGGTCAAACTGCTCTTCCGTAAATGCTGTTACAGGCGTTTCTACCATTTCTATTCCTGCATTGGCCACCACGATATCAATTTTACCGAATGCCTTTTTTGCTTCTGCAAAAAGTTGTTTAATATCTTCTACTTTACTGACATCGGCCTGGATCGATATCACTTT encodes the following:
- the mgtE gene encoding magnesium transporter; translated protein: MNSRDELIFNPADIAETLSGLPADERLLAFLKVPKEYKADVFSHLDPDFQEETIRSIGSDEVSEILNAMTPDDRTALFEDFPDELIKYSINHLNPQERRIALKLLGYNSDSIARLMTPYYIQIRKEWTVKKCLQQIKKVGKKVETMNHLYVVDERNRLIDDIALGSLLLAEEDTLISEITDNHFVAITTTTSKEDAVPYFEKYDRAALPIITEAGVLVGIVTIDDILDQIEQQNTEDIQKFGGLEALDVPYTQTSLIEMVKKRGMWLIILFFSEMLTASAMGYFEDEIQKAVVLALFVPLIISSGGNSGSQAATLIIRAMALQEIGLKDWWYVMKKEIFTGLFLGSILGAIGFLRIMIWHEAGFFNYGTYWPFVGLSVGVSLIMIVLWGTLSGSMVPFILKKLKLDPATSSAPFVATLVDVTGLIIYFSVAGLFLTGKLL
- a CDS encoding ABC transporter substrate-binding protein is translated as MKVVSLVPSITEALFDLGLTENEVVGRTKFCIHPGEKVKNVAVIGGTKNINMDKIKALQPDLILANKEENVKEQVEALMDDFKVIVTNIETIEDNYYLLKNLGKTFHKEDKAQLFNLKIYEVLDQAKTNSNIKVAYLIWKNPYMTIGSDTFIHKILTEIGFENIFKDRIRYPEIQTKDLAEAEIIMLSSEPFPFKEKHIEEFRELYPDKKIMIVDGEAFSWYGTHIAKCENYFKELLQEIDAFQNS
- a CDS encoding GAF domain-containing protein — protein: MSELKKRLSSILESPKHNTEEKLEKVCHLLDQEISYFNWTGFYFKNGDKDELKLGPYVGAPTDHTIIPYGKGICGQVAVSNETFVVPDVNEESNYLSCSIDTKAEIVVPIFKDGKNIGQIDIDSHTIDPFTAEDRELLEWLCNEVSKIL
- a CDS encoding nicotinate-nucleotide adenylyltransferase, translating into MYQKLTPKQKALTINLDPTIYGTFAEIGAGQETVRHFFRAGGASGTIAKAMSAYDKDFSDAIYGKEVKNRYVTQNRLRKMLRYEVALIEERISRENNPNRKFFSYANTVTTINFDKTVKGHGWVGIRFQVKENEDYNEIVIHVKFKENDATLQQETLGNLGVNLIFGAFNYYDNPRTLVESLYDDVAKDNLEIDMIDFNGPAFAYVDNRLMSLQLVKNGMTDAVIFNSQGNNMLPADILYKKNIFAVRGSFRPVTKVNIDMLQNGLSMFMKDAACTHDETEVLIEITISNLRADGDIDERDFLDRVDVLGKLGYTVIVSNFSEYYRLIDYFASYTNGNIGVAMGVNNLLMVFDEKYYKDLSGGILEAFGKFFRNGMRVYLYPYKDPETHELLDSETLKVGENLKELYKYFKLNERIVDITNYNPEFLEIYSRDILKKIGCNIKGWETQVPEGVAEMIKERGMFGFKEDFSLKQFS
- a CDS encoding MBL fold metallo-hydrolase — protein: MKLKFLGTGTSQGVPVIGCTCEVCTSENPKDSRLRSSVMVTTDENKKILIDCGPDFRQQMLSNHETHVDITLLTHEHNDHVIGLDDMRPLIFKSGKNIPLYCYQRVGNEVKNRFPYAFADVRYPGAPAFDLHDIENKPFHVLDIEITPVEVIHFKITVFGYKFKNLAYITDAGFISDTEKEKLKNLDVLILNCIRKFDPHPAHFILPDVIKLFEELKPKKLFLTHISHHLGLHDIEDKQLPPGMHLAYDGLEINF
- a CDS encoding serine hydrolase domain-containing protein gives rise to the protein MNIIKNLKVIFLIILATSHSYSYAQDIQQKIKNIVDSTYAADPKAVGFALYVEAPDQYLSFNYAVGYSDREKKQKLTADQPILIASTTKPYVAASILRLVEKGRLDINQPLKKYLTPKSDKVLSAAGYNTNNITLKHLLSHTSGIRDYVDEGYFKFIGEHPQHAWTRDEQIARAAGLGKPLSNPGEGFHYADINFVLLTEVIESVTHQPYYKTMRKLLGYKKRGLKVTRFAKFENVSQNTAPQAHQYWDQFGWDTCNLDPSWDLYGGGGIVTNVKEMAVFFQKLFSGRIIKNRNVLAQMTTDVPPNLEINYCLGIRKIKYAGLLGYNHGGGLGTDAVYIPQLNASIAVVALEAGHRPVAVEISKKIAGLLNSN
- a CDS encoding helix-turn-helix domain-containing protein; protein product: MIERFEMLLNNYYGDEESTQKGIPSVSYFSAHLNVSYGYLGDLLRNMTGMNTQQHIHAKLIEVAKQKLSTSELTAAEIAYELGFEYPQSFNKLFKNKTGLTPLQFREQLN
- a CDS encoding SDR family NAD(P)-dependent oxidoreductase, which codes for MINTTSIGGLVAFPFSSIYHATKWAVEGWSESLSFELAAHDIQVKTISPGGIATDFMGRSLDLGKHEAYAEQFDKFLASFENSESPLQFSTPESIASVVYEAITDGKDRLRYLAGNDAISTYQHRLNIGAEEFRKQIAKGLAG
- a CDS encoding SDR family NAD(P)-dependent oxidoreductase, with product MKTIFITGASSGLGKATAKLLASKGWNVIATMRHPEKETELNHIKNIHILPLDVTDLSSIEKVVAAAVQIGPVDVVFNNAGYGLTGPLEGYKDEQVTRQFNTNVFGSYPGNRSFSSSFKGKTKWLNYQHNFYRRIGRISFFFHLPCYEMGC
- a CDS encoding SDR family oxidoreductase, which codes for MNKTVLITGTSSGFGAATANYFAAKGWNVIATMRDTSKDGNLDKSENIFVTPLDVQDKDSIDKAIAEGINHFGNIDVVVNNAGYGLFGIFEGASREAVQTQFDVNVFGAMDVTRAVLPHFRSKKSGTIINVSSGAGAIGFPMASIYSSSKFALEGWTEGLRYELASLGIAAKIVEPGGAPQTGFMSRMGDEGLGLQLIEDYLPFLEQIGKVYGGMAGAADADAVEKVVQAIYEAATDGTDRLRYSPTNDIKPILDARRNTSEEEYQAFTNNIFLSK
- a CDS encoding SDR family oxidoreductase; this translates as MKTLENKRVIVLGGSSGLGLATAQAAAADGAEVIIVSSNQQRIDQALATLPENSKGFAVSLDREENIKSFFSSIGNFDHLVYTAGENISMSMVDDTDIEKGKDFFTIRFWGAFAAIKYGKQYINEGGSINLMSGNFGQRPAAGYSLGATICGAMDAFTKAMAVELAPIRVNNIAAGIIDTNLWGNMNDSDREAFFKHLENTLLLKRVGKPEDIAQAFVYLMKQTYTTGQSLIIDGGAVLV
- a CDS encoding SDR family oxidoreductase: MNTLVNKVALITGSGRGLGKAIAERYAALGADIVLNYSKDKSSTDQVESNIRAMGAKVISIQADVSKVEDIKQLFAEAKKAFGKIDIVVANAGIEMVETPVTAFTEEQFDRLFSINTKGAYFTMQQAALNVEDNGRIIYIASSTTAFPVPGMAVYGGSKTTPRYLVDVLSKEIGYRGVTVNSIIPFAVDHSGIFAEEGSYPELRKSLLDSCPMGRLAEVEDVANAAEFFAGSLSSFVNGQHLLVNGGANQ